ATTATAAGCATAATTATTTTCTGTCACTGCGATAAAACACCATCAATTATTTCAAAtcattaactattaaaaaattattttttatatcttTTAAACGATTAAAACGTTCGAAATGATCTAGTCCGGATCACGTACAACATCCCCATCGCGAAGGGGCAAAATGACCCACCACTTGCTGCACCGAGAAAAAATGCCAGCAATAGCAAGCAACTAGGAAAATAAAGCAAGCAAGGAGAAAAAAGTGGAGAGACATCGGAGGAGAGAGGAGAAGAGCCTTTCTGTTGAACACCACACAATCCTCCATTTTAATCTCTGACACAAGGAAGAGTGAGTGAGTCTCCTTCCTCATTGCAATGCAGTCGTCGATTCAAATCAACCAAACTTCCCACTTTTAGCTTTTACCCATCGTTTCAAATCGCCTTCCATTGACGAAATCGCAGTAAAGGTCGTtgctttttgggttttgggttcgtATTCAGGAAACCCAGTTCGAATTTGGATCGGAAAAGGAGAGAAACCTGGTTGGATCAATGTCGTGCTCATCTTCATCTGGGTCGGAGGAGGACGATGAGGGCATCGACTCCTACAGGAAAGGAGGCTACCACGCCGTCAGGGTCGGCGATCAGTTCAACGGCGGCCGCTACGTGGCTCAGAGGAAGCTCGGTTGGGGTCAGTTCTCCACCGTCTGGCTCGCTTACGACACCACCACCTCTGTAAGCCAAGCTtcttttttcattcattttttgtGTCATTAAAAatgtttctttttattattagtTATTGGTATGAAATCTTTTCTGCATTACATTTTAATCCCTGAAATTTATTTgcttttcattcataatttaCATTTGTTTATCGACTTTAGCAATTTTCTTTGTATTATGATGCTTACATGTCTAAGATCTTCcttaattttttcaaatttgcattctccatgcatttttttttattgatgtatGATTTACCTTTCAACCGTATTCGATTGTCTTCGATTCGATGTTTGATCACTTTTGGATAGGCTGAAGAAGGGATTTTTGTCAACAAGACATTATCTTCATATGTTCTGTATATGCAGTAATGCTGAATGCATAATTTCTCTGTGTTTTCGTATTACGATTGTAAATTTTAGTTCACTGCTTCCATTTTTGGCTCTTTCGTTGCCCCATGCATCCGTGTGAAGTAGATAAATCGAAGGAAGAATAATATGTTTACTTCAGTTACTCTGATTGTtgcatcatcttatttctctttTGTATTTGTTAGATGTACGTTGCTCTTAAGATTCAGAAAAGTGCAGCACAGTTTGCTCAAGCCGCTCTTCATGAGATTGAACTTCTTTCTAGTATTGCGGAAGGCGACCCCATGCATTCCAAGTGTGTTGTGCGACTGATTGACCATTTTAAGCACGCAGGCCCGAACGGGCAGCATCAATGCATGGTCCTTGAGTTTCTTGGCGATAGCTTACTTCGGCTGATCAAGTATAACCGTTACAAAGGCCTTAAGTTGAATAAAGTTAGGGAGATCTGCAAATACATACTGATAGGTCTCGACTATTTGCATAGAGAACTTGGTATAATCCACACTGACCTCAAACCCGAAAACATTCTTCTCTGTAACACCATTGATCCTGCCAAAGATCCAGTCAGGGCTGGCCTCACACCAATTCTGGAAAGGCCTGAAGGGAACCTGAAGGGTGGAGCCACCATGACTCTTGTTGAGAAAAAGTTGAAAAGGAGGGCAAGGAAGGCAGTTGCTAAGATTTCGTTGAGAAGAGAATCTATGGGAGTTATTGAACTTCCCAAGTCCGAAAGAAACCTGGATGGGAATGATGTAAAGTGCAAGGTTGTTGATTTCGGAAATGGATGTTGGGCCAACAAGCAAATTGCAGAAGAGATTCAAACAAGGCAGTATAGAGCTCCTGAAGTTATCCTTCGATCTGGTTATTCTTACTCAGTTGATATGTGGTCCTTTGCCTGCACTGCCTTCGAGCTTGCAACTGGCGACATGTTGTTTGCTCCAAAGGTGGGACAGGGCTTTAGTGAGGATGAGGTAAAGATGGTTTCACTTTTACACCATTCTGTTTTCGTTTTATAACAAAATTCTATCACAACAAAGTTGTAGAGAGTATCCGTCTTTTCCATATTTGAGAATTCAATTAAACCCCATGGTTTCTCTTTTAAAGCTTTGAACCCCAGCTCCCCAGACAATTCTAATGTATGTAGACGGGAATTTCTCTTTATGTACAATTCGACATTTTGAATCAGGTTTCATGTTATCGACTGTATTTAGTTCTTCA
This is a stretch of genomic DNA from Malus domestica chromosome 02, GDT2T_hap1. It encodes these proteins:
- the LOC103418253 gene encoding uncharacterized protein; translation: MSCSSSSGSEEDDEGIDSYRKGGYHAVRVGDQFNGGRYVAQRKLGWGQFSTVWLAYDTTTSMYVALKIQKSAAQFAQAALHEIELLSSIAEGDPMHSKCVVRLIDHFKHAGPNGQHQCMVLEFLGDSLLRLIKYNRYKGLKLNKVREICKYILIGLDYLHRELGIIHTDLKPENILLCNTIDPAKDPVRAGLTPILERPEGNLKGGATMTLVEKKLKRRARKAVAKISLRRESMGVIELPKSERNLDGNDVKCKVVDFGNGCWANKQIAEEIQTRQYRAPEVILRSGYSYSVDMWSFACTAFELATGDMLFAPKVGQGFSEDEDHLALMMELLGKMPRKVAIGGARSKDFFDRHGDLKRIRRLKFWPLDKILIDRYKFSETDAREFAEFLCPIFDFAPEKRPTTQQCLQHPWIIGSTSNQSEMKNKSKVEKVNVGMSNHQIKVGK